The following are encoded together in the Gordonia insulae genome:
- a CDS encoding PDR/VanB family oxidoreductase: MNHRAHPHNTSMTTPPPHLYGRWRHDPFLTVGTVIAKMWWPIWRPLAPLRPTEADDGVTTVRLIGREVVAEDENVVALTFAAPDGGLLARWHPGAHLDLLLPSGRMREYSLCGDPADRNTYRIAVRRIPDGGGGSIEVHDALRVGDLVSIKGPRNAFPLAVPGHGSPAQSLRFVAAGIGITPILPMLAAADRFGLDWSMIYTGRTSESIPFQQELARYGDKVTIWTDDRHGLPTMEDLLGPVDPETGRAPSGLAVYCCGPVPMLERLRTHLGDRPDIELHYERFSPPPVENGVPFTVTLASTGQEIPVAADQTALAAILKVLPSVPYSCQQGFCGTCKVRTLAGEPDHRDNILTEPERAEGMFLTCVSRSAGGNVTVDL, from the coding sequence ATGAACCACCGCGCACACCCCCACAACACCTCGATGACGACGCCGCCACCGCATCTGTACGGGCGATGGCGCCACGACCCATTCCTCACGGTGGGAACGGTGATCGCGAAGATGTGGTGGCCGATCTGGCGACCACTGGCGCCGCTGCGCCCCACCGAGGCCGACGACGGCGTGACGACGGTGCGACTGATCGGCCGGGAGGTGGTGGCCGAGGACGAGAACGTCGTCGCGCTGACCTTCGCAGCGCCGGACGGAGGACTTCTCGCGCGTTGGCATCCGGGTGCGCACCTGGACCTGCTGCTCCCGTCGGGACGGATGCGAGAGTACTCGCTGTGCGGCGACCCGGCCGACCGGAACACCTATCGGATCGCGGTCCGCCGCATCCCCGACGGTGGCGGCGGCTCCATCGAGGTGCATGACGCTCTGCGGGTGGGCGATCTCGTCTCGATCAAGGGACCGCGCAATGCTTTTCCGCTTGCCGTCCCGGGCCACGGATCGCCGGCGCAGTCACTGCGTTTCGTCGCCGCCGGCATCGGCATCACCCCGATCCTGCCGATGCTCGCCGCAGCCGATCGGTTCGGTCTCGACTGGTCGATGATCTACACGGGTCGCACGTCGGAATCCATTCCGTTCCAACAGGAGCTCGCCCGCTACGGCGACAAGGTGACGATCTGGACCGACGACCGGCACGGTCTGCCGACGATGGAGGATCTCCTCGGTCCGGTCGATCCCGAGACCGGGCGTGCACCGAGCGGTCTCGCCGTCTACTGCTGCGGACCGGTGCCGATGCTCGAACGTCTCCGAACTCACCTGGGCGACCGGCCGGACATCGAACTGCACTACGAGCGGTTCAGTCCACCGCCGGTCGAGAACGGCGTGCCCTTCACCGTGACCCTCGCCTCCACCGGGCAGGAGATCCCGGTCGCCGCCGATCAGACAGCCCTCGCAGCGATCCTGAAAGTCCTGCCCTCGGTGCCGTATTCGTGCCAACAGGGTTTCTGCGGAACGTGCAAGGTGAGGACGCTGGCCGGTGAACCGGATCACCGGGACAACATCCTCACCGAGCCGGAACGCGCCGAGGGCATGTTCCTCACGTGCGTGTCACGCAGTGCGGGCGGGAACGTCACCGTCGATCTCTGA
- a CDS encoding metal-dependent hydrolase — MSATAHAHHAHPINDAREPRDVDGSDPGPVELHARNVAFDWSETPLHWIPDHPVAANFISVLNLLLPEGERWFVQTYNEALPLVGDDELAATMRGFIGQEAMHAEAHDHVLWEFLDHHGVDPRPYQRQMEWIFRKILGPMESGTPRARQKHLIERLWLIAALEHYTAILGDFALNNTWVESGADPTMTDLFTWHGAEEVEHRAVAHEVAVYFGDSYLRRGRAMLVVLPVLLLLINRGFRFIMRQDSSLRYNYVQQQYHYFRGVRAGVLPKMRHIVFATFSYFRPGFHPNEIGSTAQAVAYLAASPAARNAS, encoded by the coding sequence ATGTCCGCGACCGCACACGCGCACCACGCCCATCCGATCAACGACGCCCGCGAACCGCGGGATGTCGACGGGTCCGACCCGGGCCCTGTCGAGCTCCATGCCCGCAACGTCGCCTTCGACTGGTCCGAGACCCCGCTGCACTGGATTCCCGACCACCCCGTGGCCGCCAACTTCATCAGCGTGCTGAATCTCCTGCTGCCCGAAGGTGAGCGTTGGTTCGTGCAGACCTACAACGAGGCCCTGCCCCTGGTAGGCGATGACGAACTCGCGGCCACCATGCGCGGCTTCATCGGACAGGAGGCGATGCACGCCGAGGCCCACGATCACGTGCTCTGGGAGTTCCTCGACCACCACGGCGTCGACCCGCGCCCCTACCAGCGGCAGATGGAGTGGATCTTCCGGAAGATCCTCGGGCCCATGGAATCCGGCACACCCCGGGCACGCCAGAAGCATCTCATCGAACGGCTGTGGCTCATCGCGGCGCTCGAGCACTACACCGCGATCCTCGGGGACTTCGCGCTGAACAACACGTGGGTGGAGTCGGGCGCCGACCCGACGATGACCGACCTGTTCACCTGGCACGGCGCCGAGGAGGTCGAGCACCGGGCCGTCGCACACGAGGTGGCCGTGTACTTCGGCGACAGCTATCTCCGCCGCGGACGCGCGATGCTGGTGGTGCTGCCGGTCCTGCTGCTCCTCATCAACCGCGGCTTCCGGTTCATCATGAGGCAGGATTCGTCGTTGCGGTACAACTACGTTCAGCAGCAGTACCACTACTTCCGGGGTGTCCGGGCCGGCGTCCTGCCGAAGATGCGGCACATCGTGTTCGCCACCTTCAGCTACTTCCGACCCGGCTTCCACCCCAACGAGATCGGCAGCACCGCACAGGCAGTCGCATATCTCGCCGCGTCGCCGGCCGCGCGAAACGCGAGTTGA
- a CDS encoding SDR family oxidoreductase yields the protein MVEWRKRVVSNNGVNLAVFEVGDSAHGADERPRPTVLLIHGWPDTHHLWTHVAPILAADFHVVAYDCRGFGESDRPDGDDPYRLSELADDVFAVAEAVSPDQPVHIVAHDWGSVQAWEAVTRPGADHRIASFVSVSGPNLDQLGDWARDNLSRPTPRNLGNALSQAASSAYTVFFQMPLLPKLFFGAAGSPAVWRAFLHRVEGTPRENVVVGDTLREDMISGLRLYRANIRTKLRDPHTSPTFVPVLEVVNERDIALRPAIFDGTHRHTQRLWRRSTATGHWLPYTNPAYLAQTAHDFISAHAPRTPADVAGRLDRNRLFGPPKPLSGKLAVITGAGSGIGRETAYALAEQGCELVLADIDVAAAEETARESKAFGAQASPYELDVSDTSAVSTFADEVRRAHGVPDIVINNAGIGLAGSALDATDEQVDRLLDVNLRGVISGSRAFGRQMVERGVGGHIVNIASAAAFTPQRSLGLYSASKAGVLLFSESLRAELAEHRIGVSAICPGIVDTNIVGNTPIAGLDAETEVAERNRIDGLYRRRGFTPDRVARDIVRAIIRNKAVVPVTPEAKVGYRIYRFTPWVSRIAARRKVTQ from the coding sequence ATGGTGGAGTGGCGTAAGCGCGTCGTCAGCAACAACGGGGTCAACCTGGCCGTTTTCGAGGTCGGGGACTCGGCACACGGTGCGGACGAGCGACCCCGTCCAACGGTTCTGCTGATCCACGGATGGCCCGATACCCACCACCTGTGGACCCACGTCGCGCCCATTCTCGCCGCGGATTTCCACGTCGTCGCCTACGACTGCCGCGGATTCGGCGAAAGCGACCGCCCCGACGGCGACGACCCGTACCGACTGAGTGAGCTAGCCGACGACGTGTTCGCGGTGGCCGAGGCCGTCAGCCCCGACCAACCGGTGCACATCGTCGCGCACGACTGGGGCTCCGTGCAGGCATGGGAGGCGGTCACCCGCCCGGGCGCCGACCATCGGATCGCTTCGTTCGTCTCGGTGTCCGGCCCCAATCTGGATCAGCTGGGCGATTGGGCGCGCGACAACCTGAGCCGTCCCACTCCGCGCAACCTGGGGAATGCGTTGTCGCAGGCCGCATCGTCGGCCTACACGGTCTTCTTCCAGATGCCGCTACTGCCGAAGCTGTTCTTCGGAGCCGCGGGGTCGCCCGCCGTGTGGCGGGCATTCCTGCACCGGGTCGAGGGCACCCCGAGAGAGAACGTCGTCGTCGGGGACACGCTGCGCGAGGACATGATCTCCGGACTTCGCCTGTACCGTGCCAACATCCGCACCAAGTTGCGCGATCCGCACACCTCCCCCACGTTCGTGCCGGTCCTCGAAGTGGTCAACGAACGCGACATCGCCTTGCGCCCGGCGATCTTCGACGGCACGCACCGCCACACCCAGCGGCTCTGGCGACGCAGCACCGCCACCGGACACTGGCTGCCGTATACCAATCCGGCCTATCTGGCGCAGACGGCGCACGACTTCATCTCGGCTCACGCTCCCCGAACCCCGGCCGACGTCGCCGGCCGGCTCGATCGCAACCGACTGTTCGGACCGCCGAAGCCGTTGTCCGGCAAGCTCGCCGTGATCACCGGCGCGGGCAGCGGCATCGGCCGGGAGACCGCATACGCACTCGCCGAGCAGGGCTGCGAACTCGTCCTCGCCGACATCGACGTCGCCGCCGCCGAGGAGACCGCGCGGGAGAGCAAGGCTTTCGGCGCCCAGGCGTCGCCCTACGAACTCGACGTCTCGGACACCTCCGCCGTCAGCACGTTCGCCGACGAGGTCCGACGAGCCCACGGCGTGCCCGACATCGTCATCAACAACGCCGGGATCGGCCTGGCCGGCAGCGCTCTGGACGCGACCGACGAGCAGGTCGACCGGCTACTCGACGTGAATCTGCGTGGGGTCATCTCCGGCAGCCGCGCCTTCGGGCGGCAGATGGTGGAGCGCGGGGTCGGTGGACACATCGTCAACATCGCGTCGGCCGCGGCTTTCACCCCGCAGCGCTCGCTCGGACTGTACTCGGCGTCCAAAGCCGGGGTGCTGCTGTTCTCCGAGTCGCTGCGCGCCGAGCTGGCCGAGCATCGGATCGGTGTCAGCGCGATCTGCCCGGGCATCGTCGACACCAACATCGTCGGCAACACCCCGATCGCCGGACTCGACGCCGAAACCGAAGTGGCCGAACGGAATCGGATCGACGGCCTGTACCGGCGACGCGGCTTCACGCCGGATCGGGTGGCCCGCGACATCGTGCGCGCCATCATCCGCAACAAGGCGGTGGTGCCGGTGACGCCGGAGGCCAAGGTCGGCTATCGCATCTATCGCTTCACGCCCTGGGTGTCGCGCATCGCGGCACGTCGCAAGGTCACGCAGTAG